The Spirochaetaceae bacterium DNA segment TATCGTCATCGGCAAAGATTAAGCCATAATTGTTGACAGGCGCTATGATAGGCTGCGGGCAAGCTACCATAACTAAAGATAGCGCCAATAATACAGTTATATATTTTTTCATTCGGTTTAGTCTCCTTACCTGCCTTTATAGTATAGCATAATACTTACTTATAAGCAATGGTGCATTATAAGGCTTAAATACAGGTTAATACCTTATAATATTGATGACAGATAGTTTTAAAAAATAATTTGGGCTATCTTGACTAAACTTTTTAATTATGCTAATTTAGTTTAATTTATGGAAACATCAGCCCCTTACGCTGTAGAAATGCTTAACATAACTAAACGGTTTCCCGGTTTAATTGCTAATGACAATATTAGCCTTAAGGTAAAAGCCGGCACGGTGCACGCCTTGCTTGGCGAAAATGGGGCCGGTAAATCTACTTTAATGTCTATTTTATTTGGCCTTACCAGTGCCGATAGCGGCCAAATAGTTATTAACGGTCGGCCGGTTAAAATAAAAAGCCCTAATCAGGCCACCGCGTTGGGTATTGGCATGGTGCACCAACACTTTAAACTTATCCCTAGCTACAGTGTGCGCAGTAACATCATTTTGGGGGCAGAGCTTACCAATAAATTTGGCCATATCGACTGTAAAGGCTCGCGGCAGCGAGTGGTAGAGCTAAGTAATAAATACAAATTAAATATTAACCCCGATGCTAAGGTACAAGATATTAGTGTAAGTATGCAACAGCGCGTAGAAATTTTAAAGGTACTTTACCGTAACGCCGATATTATTGTGCTGGACGAACCTACAGCTATCTTGCGCCCGCAAGAGATAGACGAGCTTATCGCCATTATTAAACGGCTGCAAAATGAAGGTAAAACTCTCATTTTTATTAGCCACAAATTAAAGGAGATAGCGGCGGCGGCTCAAGAGGTTACTATTATACGCAAGGGCAAATATATAAACACCCTTAAAGTGGCCGATACCAATGAAAACCGGCTGGCCGAGCTTATGGTTGGCCGTCCCGTTAAGTTAGAGCTAACTAAGCAACCTAGCCAAGTAGGTAACGAGGTATTAAAATTAGAAAATTTAGTAACCTATAGTGAAAGAGGGAACCTTGCGGTTAATAACCTTTCGCTTACGGTACGTGCCGGCGAAATTGTGGGGATAGCGGGGGTAGATGGTAATGGCCAGCGTGAGTTAGTGCTGGCTTTGTATGGTTTGCTGCCGTTAGCCGGCGGCCGTATTTATTATGATGGCAGCGATATAACCCATTTTAGCACCAAACAAAGGATAGAGGCCGGTATGGCTTTATCGCCCGAAGATAGACAATTAGAGGGCTTAGTTTTACCTTTTACTCTGGCCGAAAATTTAATTTTAAAAAACTTTAAGCAGCCTCCCTTTAGTAAGCGGGGCTTTTTGTTATTTAAAGCAATAAAAGATAACGCCGAAAAGCTGGTAGCAGCCTTTGATGTACGCAGCGCTAAAGGAATTAACAGCCTAGCCGGCGAGCTTTCGGGCGGTAACCAACAAAAATTATTATTAGCGCGCGAAATAAACAGCAGTCCTAAATTGTTAATTATTTGCCAACCCACGCGCGGGCTTGATGTAGGCTCTATCGAAAATATTCATAAACGTATTTTAGAAGAACGCACTAAAGGCGTAGCTATACTTTTAATTAGCTATGAGTTGGAAGAGATTATGGGCCTGTGCGACCGTATTGCCGCCATTTCGGGCGGCCATATTAATGCTGTGCTTGATGGCGCTAAGGCCGATATTCGGCAGATAGGAGCCTTAATGGCAGGGGTTAATAACGAGGCATAATTAAGGAGCAAATTAATGGCTAAAACTTTAGTCAACAACAAATCTTTCTTAAAAAAACTTATTGCTGTGCTTGATGTTGTTAATAAGCATAGCTGGCTTATGGCCGTTATCGTTATAACTTTTGGTTTTTTGCTGGCCACCATTTTATTAGTCATTACAGGCCGTAACCCTGCCGGTATGTATGGCGCTATGCTGCAAAGTATTAGCGGCTTTAATGTTTTTAACGGCAGCTTTAATGCCCGCCATATCGGTGAGTGGCTGGCTATTAGCACGCCGCTTATTTTATGCGGTTTAAGCGTGGCCTTTGCCTTAAAGGCCGGCCTCTTTAATATTGGGGCCGAAGGGCAATATATTATGGGCGTTACCTTTGCGCAATGGGCCGCCTTTTTTTTACCGCAATTACCTTTTGTGCATGCGGTAATGGTGTTAATAGCGGCAACTTTAGCCGGCGCTTTGTACGGCGGCTTGGTAGGTTTTTTAAAGGGAAAATATGGGGTATCCGAAGTAGTGGCTACCATTATGTTAAACCACATTGCCTTCTTTTTTACCCGCTGGTTTACCATACGGTTTATCCCCGACACCAGCAGCTTTGCCACCCCGCCTCTCCCCGAAAGCGCCCGCCTTACCGCCGATTGGTTGCGTACGCTTACCAATAATAGTATGTTAAATTACGGTTTTTTTGTTATGTTGTTAGCCTTAGTGGTTTACCATATGACAATTAACAAAACAACGCTTGGCCTTAGCTTAAGGGCCAGCGGGTTTAACCCTAAAGCGGCTAGTTTTAGCGGTATTTCTACCATTAAGGCCTCGTTTATTAGTATGGCTATAGCCGGCGGCTTTGCCGGATTGGCCGGCGGGGTAGTGGCTATGGGCAGCTTCCCCAGCGGGCGGGTTATGTCGGCGATGGATATGTACGGCTTTAACGGTATTGCCGTAGCTTTAGTGGCGGCCGGTAATGCCTTAGGCATCTTTTTTTCGGGCTTATTATTTGGTATGCTTACGGCCAGTCAAAGCTTAATGACTTTGCGGCAAATACCGCGCGAAATTACCGTCATCATTAACGGTCTTGTGGTGGTTTTTATTAGTTTAACTTTTGGCTTAAAACTGCTGGCCAGCCGCTTAAAAATTAATTTAGAGAGTCACCCTGATAATACGGAGGCAAGCTAATGTCGCTTATCAATTTATTACCCTCTATCTTACTGATGGCCGCACCGATTGTGGTAGCCA contains these protein-coding regions:
- a CDS encoding ABC transporter ATP-binding protein, with the translated sequence METSAPYAVEMLNITKRFPGLIANDNISLKVKAGTVHALLGENGAGKSTLMSILFGLTSADSGQIVINGRPVKIKSPNQATALGIGMVHQHFKLIPSYSVRSNIILGAELTNKFGHIDCKGSRQRVVELSNKYKLNINPDAKVQDISVSMQQRVEILKVLYRNADIIVLDEPTAILRPQEIDELIAIIKRLQNEGKTLIFISHKLKEIAAAAQEVTIIRKGKYINTLKVADTNENRLAELMVGRPVKLELTKQPSQVGNEVLKLENLVTYSERGNLAVNNLSLTVRAGEIVGIAGVDGNGQRELVLALYGLLPLAGGRIYYDGSDITHFSTKQRIEAGMALSPEDRQLEGLVLPFTLAENLILKNFKQPPFSKRGFLLFKAIKDNAEKLVAAFDVRSAKGINSLAGELSGGNQQKLLLAREINSSPKLLIICQPTRGLDVGSIENIHKRILEERTKGVAILLISYELEEIMGLCDRIAAISGGHINAVLDGAKADIRQIGALMAGVNNEA
- a CDS encoding ABC transporter permease; the encoded protein is MAKTLVNNKSFLKKLIAVLDVVNKHSWLMAVIVITFGFLLATILLVITGRNPAGMYGAMLQSISGFNVFNGSFNARHIGEWLAISTPLILCGLSVAFALKAGLFNIGAEGQYIMGVTFAQWAAFFLPQLPFVHAVMVLIAATLAGALYGGLVGFLKGKYGVSEVVATIMLNHIAFFFTRWFTIRFIPDTSSFATPPLPESARLTADWLRTLTNNSMLNYGFFVMLLALVVYHMTINKTTLGLSLRASGFNPKAASFSGISTIKASFISMAIAGGFAGLAGGVVAMGSFPSGRVMSAMDMYGFNGIAVALVAAGNALGIFFSGLLFGMLTASQSLMTLRQIPREITVIINGLVVVFISLTFGLKLLASRLKINLESHPDNTEAS